The following is a genomic window from Candidatus Zixiibacteriota bacterium.
GGCGAAGTTGGCGCGGGTGATCACGACGATGTCCGCGCGCCGCAGAGCCGAGCGCGGCTCGCGCATGACGCCATAGGGAAAGGGGCGCAACACCCGGGCGGGCAGGGCGGCGTCGTAAGTCACGAGGTCGAGGTCGCGCGCGAGGCGGTAGTGCTGGAAGGCGTCGTCGACAATGACGGCGTCGAGACGCTCACCGCACGCGGCGAGCCGCCGCGCCCCCTCGCTCTTGGAGGGGTGGATGGAGAACACGGCCTGGGGGACCAGGTGAGCCAGAAGCAGAACCTCGTCGCCGACGTCGTCGGCCGAGCGGTCCTGCAGGCCGGTCCCCTCGTCGAGAATCGGCTCGTCACCGGCGCGCCCCCACCCGGCGGAGACGATGCCGATGCGGAAGCCCTCGTCAATCAGCCGCCGGGCCAGCAAGTGCACCATCGGCGTCTTCCCCGTTCCGCCGACCGTGATATTCCCCACCGCGATCACGGGCACGGAGAGGCGCACCCGCTCCTTCGTCAGGCGGCGGTGCAGGCCGGGGACAAACCGGTAGAGGAGCGAGGCCAGCCACAGGGGAGGGCCGAGCAGTCCCCACGGCGACATGCCCGAGCGGCGGAGAAAGCGCTTCCAGCATCGCTCAATCATCGGACAGCTTCGCCAATATGTACTCGCCGGCCGCGGCGGTCGGCGACCGGTCGTAGTCGTGTTCGGTTTTTGTTGCGAAAGTCCGCCGGCCGGCCCGGATGTCGCGCACGGCTGCCGCGAACTCCTCGGGGCCGCCGACCCGGGCGCCGTAGTTATGCGCCTCGATGTACTCGGCGGCGTCGCCGACGTTGGCCAGCGACGGCCCGTACAGGACGGGGGTGCCCGCCCACACCGGCTCGAGGATATTGTGCCCGCCCACGTCGACCAGCGTGCCGCCCACGAAGGCGAGGTCGGCCGCCATGTAGAGATCCATGAGCAGGCCCATGCGGTCGACGATCACGACCGGGGCCGACAGGTCGGCGCTCCCGTAGACGGCGCAGGGCACGGCGGCGTCGCGGCACGCCTGCGCGACCTCCTCGGCCCGCTCCACGTGGCGCGGGGCCAGCACCAGTCTCAGACCGTTGCCCGCGCCGCGCAGGTCCGGTATCCCCCGGAGGAGCAGGGCCTCTTCGCCCGGGCGCGTCGAACCCGCGACAATCAGCCAGTCGTGGTCGCGCGCGCCGACGGTCGCCCGCACCGCCGCCCGCCGTCCCGCCGACCGCGGCCACAGCGGGGCATCGAACTTCATGTCCCCGGTCACGCGGCAGGCGCTCTCGGGAAGGCCGAAATAGCGGTACCGCTCGGCGTCCTGCTCGGACTTGAAAAAGAACCGGTCGTAGCAGGGGAGCAATCCGCGGAGGAAGGGGGCGACCATCCGGTAGCGGCGGAAGCCGGTGTCGGACATCCGTCCGTTGACGAGAATGACGGGGATGCGCCGCCGGGCCGCCTGCGTAATGAGGATGGGCCAGATTTCGGTCTCGGCGATCACGAGGCAGCGCGGCCGCACGGCCGCAAGCACGCGCGCGACGATCGGCGTGGTGTCCGCCGGCAGATACCGCACCGCCGCCTCCTCGCCAAACAACTTCCGCGCCGTCTGGTGCCCGGGGGTGGTGGTGACGGTCACGCAGGCCCGCAGGTGCGGCCGCCGCCGTTTGAGATAGCGGTAGAGGCAGGACAGCACTTTGACCTCGCCCACCGAGGCGGCGTGCAGCCAGAGCTCGGCTTCGATGCCCGCGGTGTCCAGGCCGAGCCGATCGCGCCAGATCTGCTCGCCGCGCGCGGCCCGAAAGCGGGTCACGGGATAGCTGACGGTATGGATGAACCGGGTGAACATGCGGTAGAGCGAGAGCACGCAATCACTTTCCTTCGAGGTGGTCGATGATCAGGCGGGCGGCGCGGTCCGAGGCGCCGGTCCCGCCGAGCAGACCGGGGATGCGGCCCAGGGCGGCCGCCGTCCGAAGGTAGAGTTCCCGGTCGTTCCAGAGGCGCTCGAGCGCCGCCGTCATGCGGTCGGGGGTCGCCTCGTGCTGCACCAGTTCCGGAACCACCTCCTGTCCGGCAACCAAGTTGACCAGCGCGATTTTGTCAAGTGTGATCAGCCGCCGGGCGATCCGATAGGTGATCTCGCCGGTGCGGTAGGCCACGACCATGGGCCGGCCGATGACGGCCGCCTCGAGGGTCGCCGTCCCCGAGGCCGTGAGTACGAGCGCGCTGTCGTGGATGACGCGGCGCGCATCGTCGTAGGCGACCGTGATCGCCGCGTGATCCTCCGCGCGCAGGGCAGCGTCGTACGGATACGCTCCCGCGAGAGCGGCGACCACCGCCCGCGTGCCGTGCGCGCGCGTGAACCGGCGCGCAGTCTCGAGCATCGGCCCGAGCAGGCGGTCGATCTCCTGCGGCCGCGATCCGGGAAGGAGCGCGAGGCCGCCCGCCATTCTCTCCGGCGGCGGCGAGGCGATCATCTCCGCCGCGATGTCCTCCAGCAGGTAGTGTCCCACGAAGCGCACGTTGACGCGGCTCCCCCGGTAGAAGTCCTCCTCGAAGGGGAGGATGACCAGCATGAGATCGACGAGCTGTTCGATTTCGCGCAGGCGTTTCGACCCCCAGGCCCAGATTTGCGGCGAGATGTAGTAGATGATGGGGATGCCGAGGCGGCGCACCCGGCGGGCGAGGCGCAGGTTGAAACCCGGGTAGTCGACAAGGATGACGGCGCGCGGGGCGCGCCGGGCGATCTCATCGGCGCAGCGAGCGAGCAGGCGCCGGAAATAGGGAAGCCGTTTGGCCACTTCCCAGAAGCCGATGACGGCGAGGTCGCCGCCGGGCGCGAACTGCTCCTGGCCGAGACGGGCGAGCCGTGTGCGCCCCAGTCCGCACAGGCGGAGCCCCGGATCGTGCGTCCGCAGCGCCGCCACCAGCCGCGCCGCGGCGTTGTCGCCGGAGAGGTCCCCGGCCGAGAGAAACAATTCCATAGGGCGCGACTTACCCGTCGGCCAGCATGCGCGCGAGCGACGCGCGGCCGGTCCGCTCCACCTCCAGCGCCACCCGGAGCGCCTCGATTCCCTGGGCGAGCGGCACCGCCATCGCTCCTCCGTCGAGAAGCGCCCGCAGGAAGGCGCTCAGCTCCATCTGGAGCTGGTCCTGGCCGGTGTCGCCGTGCGAGGCATAGATGAGTTCTCGCCCCGATTTCCCGAGCGGTACCCTGAGTCCCTCGATTTCCTCTCCCGGCGCCGCGAGGCGGTAGAGGTCGGCCTGCTTTTTCGCAAGGTCGAGCGAGAAATAGCCGGAGCGCTGGAAGATCCTGAGCTTGCGCATCTGGTTGAGCGAAATGCGGGAGGCCGTGAGGTTGGCCACCGCGCCGCTGTCCAGGGTTAGCCGGGCGTTGGCGATGTCGGGCTGATCGGACACGACCGCGACAGCCGAGGCCTGGATGTCGACGACCCGGGCGCCGGTGAGCGTCAGGACGAGGTCGATGTCGTGTATCATGAGGTCGCGCACGACGGCGACGTCGGTGCCGCGGGGATCGAAGGCGGCGAGGCGGTGGGCTTCGATGAAGGCGGGCCGGACGCCGATGCGGAGCACCGCCTGCACGGCGGGGTTGAACCGTTCGATGTGTCCGACCGCCACCCGGGCGCCGCTGGCCGCGGCCAGTTCCGCCAGCTCGTGCGCCTCGTCCAGCGTCGACGTCACCGGTTTCTCGATCAGGCAGTGCACCCCGCGTTTCAAAAGCGCGCCGGCGGCCGCCCGGTGCGCGGTGGTCGGCACGGCGACGCTCGCCGCATCAACCGCTTCCGCCAGCTCCTCGACCGTCGCGAAGGCCGCCACCCCGTATTCGGCGGCGTAGCGCTCCCGCTTTTCCGGGTCGATGTCGTGGAAGCCGACCAGGTGCGACTCGGGGATCTGCGAGAACCAGCGGAGGTGGTGTCGCCCGAGCGCGCCGACACCGACCACGCCCGTCCGAATCCGTGTCATAGCTGCTGCTTTCCCTGTCCGTGACGGTTCCGCGCCGCCGCGCGCCCGCCCGGGCCGGGCGGCGGTATGCCGTCGTTTGCGATCGACGGGAAAGTAATACAAACGGCGGCGCCGCAAAAGGACAATGTTGTTCCCCGCGGCGCTGTCGGCCGCGGCGGCCCTTCAGCTCTGCGCGGGACGGTCCTTGTGCATGATGGAGAAATCGAAGTCGGGAAGCGCCCGCGTCACCCGGTAGCCGGCCCGCTCATAAATCTTGCGGGCGCGGCCGTTGGCGCGGTGCACGCCCAGCTCGAACCGGGCCACGTCGGGCGATGCACCCGTTTCGAGGTGGGCCAGAGCGGCCGCCGCCAGGCCCCGCTTCTGAAACTCCGGCTTGATCACCAGTCCATGGATGTGGAGGGTCCCATCGCGCTCCTCAATCCAGTAGAACCCGGCCACGGCGCGGTCGGCGAGAATACTCACCACCTGTCCCCGCGTGCGGAACAGATGGGCGAACTCGGTCTTGTCCAGGCCGAGCAGCGTGAGCGACGGTTCCAGGTAATCGGCGGCGTGCTGGTGGATCAGATCCAGAAACCCTGCGTACTCGGTTTCCTTCGCCGCGCGGAAGGTGACAACTGCGGTTTGAGACATGGGCCACTCTCCCCTCTGACGGGTTGGCGTTTGCTCTATTTCGTCAGGCCGCGGGTCGAGCGGTCCGCGAACTCGAGGATGCGCCCGACCTCCGGCGTGATCTCCATTTCTGCCCGGATGCGTTCCAGCGCCTGGGAGGTGTTGAGTTTGCTGAAGAAGAGGATTTTGAAGGCCTGTTCGATGGCGGCGACGGCATCGCGGGTGAAGCCCCGCCGGCGCAGGCCGACGGCGTTGATGCCCATGACCCTGAGCGGGTACCCGCCGCACAGGCTGTACGGGCAGACGTCCTGGGGCACGCGGAATCCCCCCCCGATCATCGCGTGCGCCCCGATTTTCACGAACTGGTGGACGGGCACGATGCCGCCGATGATGACGTAGTCGTCGATCTCCACGTGTCCGGCGAGGTTCACCGCGTTGGCCAGGATCACGTGGTCGCCGAGGATGCAGTCGTGGGCGACGTGGGAGTAGGCCATCAGCATGCACCCCTTCCCCACCGTCGTCGTTCCGTGGGCCGCGGTGCCCCGGTTCACGGTCGCGTACTCGCGGATGAGGGTGCCGTCGCCGATCTCCACGAACGTTTTCTCGCCGCCGAATTTGAGGTCCTGGGGCTGGGTGGCGATCACCGCGCCGTGGGCGATCACGCAGCGCTCGCCGATGCGGGCGCCCGAGGCGATCAGGCAGGAGGAGGCGATCGCCGTCCCCGGCCCGATCCGCACATCATCCTCGATGACCGTGTACGGTCCGACCGAAACGTCCTCGGCCAGCTCCGCGGCCGGCGATATGATCGCGGTCGGGTGGATGCCGCTCATCGGTCCCTCACCATGGCGAGGAACTCGGCGCTGGCCACCAGCTCGCCGTCGACGTAGGCCTCGCCCGCCATCTTGCAGGTCATGCGCCGGAACGAGATCATCTGGAGCTCGAAACGGAGCTGGTCGCCGGGCACAACCGGCTTGCGGAATTTCGCGTTGTCGATCGACATGAAGTACACCACTTTGGTTTCCGGCTGCGGGATGGCGTTGAGCAGGAGCACGCCGCCCGCCTGCGCCATTGCCTCGAGGATCAGCACGCCCGGCATGATGGGGTGGCCGGGGAAATGCCCCTGGAAAAACGGCTCGTTGATCGTCACGTTCTTCAGCGCGCTCACCCGCGTGTCCGGCTCGAGATCGAGGATGCGGTCGATCAGGAGAAAGGGGTAGCGGTGCGGCATGATCCGCTGGATGGCGTCGATGTCAAAGAGCGCGGCCGAGGCCCGCCCGGCGTACCGGCTCGCAATCTTCTTCTTCTTGTACAGGTCGCGCATCTTGCGCGCGAGGGCCACGTTGGCCTTGTGCCCCGAGCGGGCGGCCAGCACGTGCCCCTTGAACGGCACGCCGATGAGGAACAGGTCGCCGAGTAGATCGAGCGCCTTGTGCCGCACCGGTTCGTTGTAGAAACGCAGGGGAATGTCGTTGATGATCCCGGTCTTTCCGACGAATGCCTCCTCCTTCAAATCGAGCGCCCGGCGGATCCGGTCCACCTCGACCTGGCCGCGGTCGGAGTCGTAGATCACGACCGCGTTGTCCAGGCTCCCCCCCTTGATCAGCCCGGCGGCCTTGAGCGATTCCACCTCGGAGAGAAAACAGAACGTCCGCGCCGGTGCGAATTCATCGACAAACTCCTGCTCGAGATCCTGCAGCGTCGTGTACTGCGTCCCCAGAGCCGGGTTCTTGTAGTCGATGAGGAAGGTGATGCGCAGGTCGTTCGAGGGCGCCACCACCAGGTCGACCCCGCGCTCCCGCTCGTTGTACGCCATCGGCGTGTCGATCTCCAGGTACACCTTGTCGGCATCCTGTGACTCGATCCCCGCCTCGAGGATCTTGTCGACATACGGTTTCGCGGAACCGTCGCCGATGGGCGGCTCGTTGTTGTCCAGCTCGACAAGCATGTTGTCCAGTTGCAGGCCGGCGAAAGCAGCGAGCACGTGCTCGACCGTGTGGACTTTCGCCTCGCCGTCCTGAAGCGTCGTGCCGCGCGAGATATCCACGACGTGGTCGATATCGGCGATGACCGAGGGGCGGTCGGGGAGATCGACGCGGACGAAGCGGATGCCGTGGTCGGGGGGGGCGGGATGGAACGTCATCGTGCACAGGTTGCCGGTATGCAATCCGATGCCGGACAAAGAAATAGGCCGCCTGATGGTCCGTTGCTTCTCGTACATACTTCCGTTACTCGATCGTAGTTTGGTCGATGATACAAGAAAGGAGGAACCGGCTCAAGTCTTTTTTGGCGGTTCTCCGGCGGGGTCGCCGGGCCGCGCGGCGCCCGCCTCCATTTCCGCGCACCGCCGCTCCAGCGCGAGGGCATCGACCGTCTCGTCCAGGTACGCCGCCATCATCTCTGGGCCGATGCACGGGCTGACGCGGCGGCGCGCGATCCGCTGGATATTGAGGAGGTGGCGGGCCGAGATGTTGTCGGTGGTGATGTTCTTTCCGCCGGTCCCGC
Proteins encoded in this region:
- a CDS encoding bifunctional UDP-3-O-[3-hydroxymyristoyl] N-acetylglucosamine deacetylase/3-hydroxyacyl-ACP dehydratase — translated: MYEKQRTIRRPISLSGIGLHTGNLCTMTFHPAPPDHGIRFVRVDLPDRPSVIADIDHVVDISRGTTLQDGEAKVHTVEHVLAAFAGLQLDNMLVELDNNEPPIGDGSAKPYVDKILEAGIESQDADKVYLEIDTPMAYNERERGVDLVVAPSNDLRITFLIDYKNPALGTQYTTLQDLEQEFVDEFAPARTFCFLSEVESLKAAGLIKGGSLDNAVVIYDSDRGQVEVDRIRRALDLKEEAFVGKTGIINDIPLRFYNEPVRHKALDLLGDLFLIGVPFKGHVLAARSGHKANVALARKMRDLYKKKKIASRYAGRASAALFDIDAIQRIMPHRYPFLLIDRILDLEPDTRVSALKNVTINEPFFQGHFPGHPIMPGVLILEAMAQAGGVLLLNAIPQPETKVVYFMSIDNAKFRKPVVPGDQLRFELQMISFRRMTCKMAGEAYVDGELVASAEFLAMVRDR
- the lpxK gene encoding tetraacyldisaccharide 4'-kinase codes for the protein MIERCWKRFLRRSGMSPWGLLGPPLWLASLLYRFVPGLHRRLTKERVRLSVPVIAVGNITVGGTGKTPMVHLLARRLIDEGFRIGIVSAGWGRAGDEPILDEGTGLQDRSADDVGDEVLLLAHLVPQAVFSIHPSKSEGARRLAACGERLDAVIVDDAFQHYRLARDLDLVTYDAALPARVLRPFPYGVMREPRSALRRADIVVITRANFARDIGRLSRRLCKISPRAAHYTAQFSISGLVGAERRYPVKYLEDKSVFLFAGVGNFEPLRRQVSVLAGDLDAALELSDHQRYDAATLARIKRLADRHDSDVIVTTGKDWVKIRHFDFGRELYYLAQSVDLDPGEEQLIAAIEDRLNLRKAGH
- the lpxA gene encoding acyl-ACP--UDP-N-acetylglucosamine O-acyltransferase, whose amino-acid sequence is MSGIHPTAIISPAAELAEDVSVGPYTVIEDDVRIGPGTAIASSCLIASGARIGERCVIAHGAVIATQPQDLKFGGEKTFVEIGDGTLIREYATVNRGTAAHGTTTVGKGCMLMAYSHVAHDCILGDHVILANAVNLAGHVEIDDYVIIGGIVPVHQFVKIGAHAMIGGGFRVPQDVCPYSLCGGYPLRVMGINAVGLRRRGFTRDAVAAIEQAFKILFFSKLNTSQALERIRAEMEITPEVGRILEFADRSTRGLTK
- the lpxB gene encoding lipid-A-disaccharide synthase yields the protein MELFLSAGDLSGDNAAARLVAALRTHDPGLRLCGLGRTRLARLGQEQFAPGGDLAVIGFWEVAKRLPYFRRLLARCADEIARRAPRAVILVDYPGFNLRLARRVRRLGIPIIYYISPQIWAWGSKRLREIEQLVDLMLVILPFEEDFYRGSRVNVRFVGHYLLEDIAAEMIASPPPERMAGGLALLPGSRPQEIDRLLGPMLETARRFTRAHGTRAVVAALAGAYPYDAALRAEDHAAITVAYDDARRVIHDSALVLTASGTATLEAAVIGRPMVVAYRTGEITYRIARRLITLDKIALVNLVAGQEVVPELVQHEATPDRMTAALERLWNDRELYLRTAAALGRIPGLLGGTGASDRAARLIIDHLEGK
- a CDS encoding Gfo/Idh/MocA family oxidoreductase; translated protein: MTRIRTGVVGVGALGRHHLRWFSQIPESHLVGFHDIDPEKRERYAAEYGVAAFATVEELAEAVDAASVAVPTTAHRAAAGALLKRGVHCLIEKPVTSTLDEAHELAELAAASGARVAVGHIERFNPAVQAVLRIGVRPAFIEAHRLAAFDPRGTDVAVVRDLMIHDIDLVLTLTGARVVDIQASAVAVVSDQPDIANARLTLDSGAVANLTASRISLNQMRKLRIFQRSGYFSLDLAKKQADLYRLAAPGEEIEGLRVPLGKSGRELIYASHGDTGQDQLQMELSAFLRALLDGGAMAVPLAQGIEALRVALEVERTGRASLARMLADG
- a CDS encoding GNAT family N-acetyltransferase, translating into MSQTAVVTFRAAKETEYAGFLDLIHQHAADYLEPSLTLLGLDKTEFAHLFRTRGQVVSILADRAVAGFYWIEERDGTLHIHGLVIKPEFQKRGLAAAALAHLETGASPDVARFELGVHRANGRARKIYERAGYRVTRALPDFDFSIMHKDRPAQS
- a CDS encoding 3-deoxy-D-manno-octulosonic acid transferase (catalyzes the transfer of 2-keto-3-deoxy-D-manno-octulosonic acid to lipid A) — translated: MLSLYRMFTRFIHTVSYPVTRFRAARGEQIWRDRLGLDTAGIEAELWLHAASVGEVKVLSCLYRYLKRRRPHLRACVTVTTTPGHQTARKLFGEEAAVRYLPADTTPIVARVLAAVRPRCLVIAETEIWPILITQAARRRIPVILVNGRMSDTGFRRYRMVAPFLRGLLPCYDRFFFKSEQDAERYRYFGLPESACRVTGDMKFDAPLWPRSAGRRAAVRATVGARDHDWLIVAGSTRPGEEALLLRGIPDLRGAGNGLRLVLAPRHVERAEEVAQACRDAAVPCAVYGSADLSAPVVIVDRMGLLMDLYMAADLAFVGGTLVDVGGHNILEPVWAGTPVLYGPSLANVGDAAEYIEAHNYGARVGGPEEFAAAVRDIRAGRRTFATKTEHDYDRSPTAAAGEYILAKLSDD